ACTGCATCAAGACAGCGGCTTGCTTTTTTCGTCGGTTACAACTATAGTCACTAGCTTCCTCATGCCCACGGGATGTGATCTGGTTACTGGGTGGATTAAAACAACGTTTTTGTTGTTTAACTCTATTGTAGGTTATATTAACAACAAACATGTTGTTAAAGTCAAGGAAATTTAGATTTAATAGAAATAACGGTACCGACAAGCACCAAAGGGAAGCCTGAGTGCCCTTCCCCTGTTACCCAATCCCCAACTCCTAAGCCCATGATGCCTACTCAGCAAACTTCTACCAAGCGAGACATCCTACAATATCTCCTCAAACAGGATCGAGCAAGAGCCCAGGAGTTAGCCACAGCCATAGGGGTTAGCCCCCAAGCTATTCGACGTCATCTCAAAGAATTGGAGGCAGAAGAGCTAATTGAGTACAAAGCTGTTCAAATTGGTATGGGGCGTCCTCAACATATCTATCACCTCTCTCACAAAGGACGCGATCGCTTTCCCCATCATTACGGAGAGTTTTCCGTTTCCCTGCTCGATACCATGACAGAAACCTTGGGTCGTGAACAGACTAGCACGATTCTACAAAAGCAATGGCAACGTAAAGCTCAAGAATACCGGGAGTGTATCGGGAATGGTACAGTGCGAGAGCGAGTAGCCAAGTTAGTAGAACTGCGTAGACTAGAAGGTTATATGGCAGAGTGGCACACCCTAGAATCAGGTAATTTAAATAATGGGGTTAGGGAGCAGTATATTTTAACCGAATACAATTGTGCTATTTCCAACGTTGCCGAATCTTACCCCAGTGTCTGTGGTCATGAATTGGAAATGTTTGCCGCCGTATTGCCAGATTGTACAGTGGAACGTACTCACTGGCTCAATAATGGAGAGCATCAGTGCGGTTATTTAATCAAAGGGCGACTAAATAAGTGACATGGGAATAACTAAGCCTGTAAGGTATCAGCGATCAGCCGTCAGCCGTGAGCTAAAAGCTCACGCTACTTGAGGTGCCGTCAGCTAATCAACGGGAGGTAGTAAGCAATCTGGGGGGTGCTGGTAGGGCTGATTGAATATCCCTGCTCGTTTTACTGATCCGACCCCGTGCAGTTCTCACGCCTGCTAGCACCTCAAGTAGCTTGCGTGGCACAGGCTTCTAGCCTGTGACCTAACCCATAGGCTGATAGCTGATAGCTGATAGCTGATAGCTGATAGCTGATAGCTGATAGCTGATAGCTGATAGCTGATAGCTGATAGCTGATAGCTTAAA
The sequence above is a segment of the Moorena sp. SIOASIH genome. Coding sequences within it:
- the sufR gene encoding iron-sulfur cluster biosynthesis transcriptional regulator SufR encodes the protein MMPTQQTSTKRDILQYLLKQDRARAQELATAIGVSPQAIRRHLKELEAEELIEYKAVQIGMGRPQHIYHLSHKGRDRFPHHYGEFSVSLLDTMTETLGREQTSTILQKQWQRKAQEYRECIGNGTVRERVAKLVELRRLEGYMAEWHTLESGNLNNGVREQYILTEYNCAISNVAESYPSVCGHELEMFAAVLPDCTVERTHWLNNGEHQCGYLIKGRLNK